In Plectropomus leopardus isolate mb chromosome 21, YSFRI_Pleo_2.0, whole genome shotgun sequence, the DNA window CAGCATGGGCTTGGGTCGAATGCTGCGGTACTTCTTTGAAATATCAACTTCCTTTTGTTTGGAGCCTGGAACGACTGCTGGCGGTTTCTCTGGAACCCTTCTACGGAAGAAGGACAAGGACCGTTTCTTTCTGGCCTCAAATGCCAAGATGTCTtccattgtttttctcttcctccccctcttcttGCCAGGTGGTTTCTGGAGGGTTCCCAGCACAGGCATGAGTGTGGTCTTGGCCTGGGGCTGTAGAGTGGAGTTTGGCACCTGATTGTGACCCAAAGCTTCAGCTGTCTCAAGGGTCTTGGACGAAGGATCTAAGGGGCTGGTGAGGCCTGTCTGGCTGGAGAAACCCTTCTTCTCTGGGGACAAACTGCTGAGCTTGGCAGCCGGGATGAGAGTGCTCTTCATTTTAGAGTAGGGCAGGATGGGCAGTTTACCCTTAGGTGGGGATGGGATGATCTGCACCGCTTTGCTGAAGATGGCTGAGGACAAGACAGTGATGCTGCTCTGGGGCTGGGCTGCAGCAGGCTTGGACTGGCACAGCCTCACTGTAGTCTTGCTGTCCTCGGGGGATTTGCCTGGGGAGCCTTTGACAGCAGCAGGGGGGTACTGGAGGTTCTGAATGAGGCCAGTTGTGGCAGGTCGTTCAGAGCCATCTGGCGCTCGCTCTAACTGAGAGCCCGGATACAGGACAGCATTGTCTGGGAGTAGAGCAGTGACGGAGATGTCAGAGGCGGCTGGGTCAATAAGAATTACTTGCTCTGAACGCTCATCCTTGATCACTGGGGTTTCTTTTGTGTGCTTAgtctcttgttgttttttctttaccacTGTCGATGGTCCACACGCCCCTGACCTGGTCTGTGCTGTCACAGCAACCTTGGCGGCTGTTTTCACCTTAGCAACTAAAGGTGGTGACTTGACCTTATCTGTGGTCCCTTTGCTCCTCACCGGTTGGTATCTGGGAATGGGCAACTTGAggttcttttgtgtttgttgctgttgttgctgtgctgtctgagaggagacagaagggGGCAGCGCCACCAGAGAGAAGGTGCCATCTTGACCTGCTATTTGCATCAGTGCATAGTTTTGGGTGGGCACAATGATGGACTTAGGGCTGGAGGCGGTGGAAGCCTCAGGGAGGGCAGAGGGAGGCTGGCAGGACAGGACCGCGGGGGAGGGGGAGGGCACCACGGCCGGGGCCTTAGGGGCAATGCTCCGGAACTGAAGGCTCTTCATCTGAAGGGCTGGACTCACTGGCTACCAACTGCAACAGAatcacaaaagaaataaagttttattagtTATTGCACCAAGACTAACAACTCTGTTCAGCCTCAGAGGAATACTTAGTAACAGTTTCTATGAAGActgcatttttaatgcattacGAAGGTTTTCATAGTGAATtctaatgcattcataatgcttcatgactacactcataaacacacaatgcttagtgatgcactatatcaacaGGCATAAAACATAGATGTGACTTATAATGACTTTTAAGTGGCGAGTGTCTAgttataaactagaggttgaatgatgggcttataatgcattatatatatatatatatatactcacctatacacacatcaacaatcaaCTGTAGTAAGGACACATAGTGTGCTTTAACAGTCCATGCAGTATCATAAGttatcattgtgtgtgtgaagtaaAGTGAAGTAcacattgatgcatttataacaATTTATGCTTCACCATAAtgtttccttgttgttgttaagtaaaatgtaataattttcatgcatttataagaatATATGCGGCATCATAAGTGACGGAAACTGTTGCAGCCAGGATGAAGGTTCCAAGTAAAATGAAGAGTATGTACGAAATGTACAGCGCAGAATAGTTATCCATGTATCCTTTTCACCACTCGACATGCAACAAGGTTgccgcttgctaacttgttttgtatcgcctcattcccactgcacaaaaagccTGCTATGGACCGCAAacctggctttttaatgcaatgggaatgtgtACAATTGGCGTTCCCACCTCCGGCTTcgatcggcattgatggaaacgCAACACCCGGATGAACGCACTAATTTTATATCTATTACTGACAAGATACAATGATGCGCCATCGCTAACTACTGTCCTCCGATGCAGCGCTAAAACACCGATCCAAATACATCGGCACCGAGTCTGAAAGGGGGACTTAATAAGTAAGAgatgaataaagaaaagaaaccacTAAAAGTTTTCGAAGACccatttattgattttgtatATTGCCATGTACAAgtgtatattttgaaaactcAATAGAAgagtaaaaaagagagaaaaaaaagagtgaaaacttacttaaaacctttttttttttttactcttttttttaaa includes these proteins:
- the znf438 gene encoding zinc finger protein 438 gives rise to the protein MKSLQFRSIAPKAPAVVPSPSPAVLSCQPPSALPEASTASSPKSIIVPTQNYALMQIAGQDGTFSLVALPPSVSSQTAQQQQQQTQKNLKLPIPRYQPVRSKGTTDKVKSPPLVAKVKTAAKVAVTAQTRSGACGPSTVVKKKQQETKHTKETPVIKDERSEQVILIDPAASDISVTALLPDNAVLYPGSQLERAPDGSERPATTGLIQNLQYPPAAVKGSPGKSPEDSKTTVRLCQSKPAAAQPQSSITVLSSAIFSKAVQIIPSPPKGKLPILPYSKMKSTLIPAAKLSSLSPEKKGFSSQTGLTSPLDPSSKTLETAEALGHNQVPNSTLQPQAKTTLMPVLGTLQKPPGKKRGRKRKTMEDILAFEARKKRSLSFFRRRVPEKPPAVVPGSKQKEVDISKKYRSIRPKPMLLMETVPQLVSLPAITPDSQEQELVLGHQLPSTTATKALDCPPQPAPVTLHLRGASHPRVFIGSRPLHRCPTCSRCFQFKHHLQSHMNSHTNSRPYVCPVCRKAYAHSGSLSTHMKLHHSEVRPRRSLCCEFCEKAFGYVGVYFSHLREVHKVVLTVEPSISHHEDDLSVEGANSPEPSDEQDREDPVELQIKCGRCQAITPTFADMKMHLLYVHGQEVHVPQHDGQPLRGGREAENELVKHAAHYWRQLNEKRNLVKCGSCDEEFFSFSKLKRHIMSQHRGREGEDSGTVSSPDSSGGGLGVLAAGTAFNCVLCSEVLDTKEGVMEHWRSRHHCEQPGLLWDALSSYSGQEEGEVDGDGDPDTPAPSPHYPA